From the genome of Elstera cyanobacteriorum, one region includes:
- a CDS encoding carbohydrate ABC transporter permease has product MDAIMTSPVSLSRPAVQRSFWRRHEKTLAPAMFLSPALFAFLLFVVWPILSSVWISFHEWDGLGPKIFIGLDNYRELFSDDKFYVALVNNIKWLILYLLAPVGGLIIALFLNQQMPGMRLIKALFFFPFVISQVVVGVIFSWFYDPNFGLLNVVLNAVGLPSIAPLGDEHMVTYAIIVAGLWPQIAYCMILYLTGLNNVNPELIEAARMDGCKGFPMFWNIILPQLRPATFIAVVVTVIGALRSFDLVAIMTNGGPYDSSTVLGYFMYEQAIFAYRMGYGAAIATVLFLIMDIYIAFFLVSMLRKEAE; this is encoded by the coding sequence ATGGACGCGATCATGACATCTCCCGTAAGCCTATCCCGCCCTGCAGTGCAGCGCAGTTTTTGGCGGCGGCACGAAAAAACCCTTGCGCCGGCGATGTTTCTCAGCCCGGCCCTTTTTGCGTTCTTGCTATTTGTCGTCTGGCCAATTCTATCGAGTGTTTGGATCAGTTTTCACGAGTGGGACGGGTTAGGGCCGAAGATCTTTATTGGTTTGGATAATTATCGAGAACTATTTTCTGATGACAAATTTTACGTTGCGCTTGTTAACAACATTAAATGGCTCATTCTTTATCTGCTGGCCCCAGTCGGCGGATTGATCATAGCGCTCTTTCTCAATCAGCAAATGCCGGGGATGCGACTTATCAAGGCGCTATTCTTCTTTCCTTTTGTGATTTCCCAAGTGGTTGTCGGGGTCATTTTCTCATGGTTTTATGATCCGAATTTCGGCTTGCTGAATGTTGTCCTGAACGCCGTCGGCCTACCCAGCATTGCGCCATTGGGCGACGAGCATATGGTGACATATGCGATCATCGTCGCTGGGCTTTGGCCGCAAATTGCTTACTGTATGATTTTGTATTTAACCGGGCTGAATAACGTTAATCCGGAGCTCATCGAAGCCGCTCGAATGGACGGGTGCAAGGGCTTCCCGATGTTTTGGAACATCATCTTGCCGCAACTCAGGCCCGCGACGTTCATTGCGGTTGTCGTTACAGTGATTGGCGCTTTGCGAAGCTTCGATCTTGTTGCCATTATGACAAATGGCGGCCCTTACGATAGTTCGACGGTGCTGGGTTACTTCATGTACGAGCAGGCGATCTTTGCCTATCGCATGGGATATGGTGCGGCGATTGCAACCGTACTCTTCCTGATTATGGATATTTATATCGCGTTCTTCCTCGTCTCTATGCTTCGGAAGGAGGCAGAATAA
- a CDS encoding carbohydrate ABC transporter permease: MFPAPIHTKGPFAVISYRVAVIIALVLWLIPLLAIALTSVRSLEDISKGNLWGWPSKFLLIENYSAVFTTTPMAIFLLNSILITVPTVIGAIALAAMAGFALAKYKFRGNILLFAMFIAGNFIPFQILMIPVRDLMIGLGMYDSIGGLVAFHIAFQSGFCTLFMRNFIKALPDALIEAARMEGVSEVNIFFRIILPLVRPALAALAVLIFTFVWNDYFWALILAQTDSVRPVTAGLQSLKGMWVASWQLISAGSIIAALLPVSIFFMMQRHFIAGLTLGATKE, encoded by the coding sequence ATGTTCCCTGCGCCAATTCATACAAAAGGCCCTTTTGCTGTCATAAGCTATCGGGTCGCAGTTATCATTGCCTTGGTACTATGGTTAATTCCGCTTTTGGCCATAGCGTTGACCTCAGTTCGATCTTTAGAGGATATTAGCAAGGGGAACCTATGGGGATGGCCATCGAAATTTTTACTGATTGAAAACTATAGTGCCGTCTTTACCACGACGCCGATGGCGATTTTCCTGCTCAATTCGATATTAATCACAGTTCCAACAGTGATCGGAGCGATTGCGTTGGCGGCAATGGCTGGGTTTGCTTTGGCCAAATATAAGTTTCGCGGCAACATACTTCTCTTTGCTATGTTTATTGCAGGGAATTTTATTCCATTCCAAATCTTAATGATCCCGGTACGCGACTTGATGATCGGCCTTGGAATGTATGATTCCATTGGCGGTCTAGTTGCCTTTCATATCGCTTTTCAATCTGGTTTTTGTACTCTTTTTATGCGGAATTTCATCAAAGCCCTACCCGATGCGCTGATTGAGGCCGCCCGCATGGAAGGTGTTTCGGAAGTCAATATTTTCTTTCGAATCATTCTACCCCTTGTCCGTCCCGCTTTGGCCGCCCTTGCGGTGCTGATTTTTACCTTTGTCTGGAATGATTATTTTTGGGCCCTGATCCTCGCGCAGACCGATTCGGTGCGACCGGTTACGGCGGGCCTTCAGTCCTTGAAGGGCATGTGGGTTGCCTCGTGGCAGTTGATTTCTGCCGGCTCGATCATCGCGGCCCTCTTGCCAGTCTCGATCTTCTTCATGATGCAGCGGCATTTCATCGCCGGGCTGACGTTGGGGGCAACGAAGGAATGA
- a CDS encoding ABC transporter substrate-binding protein yields MSKFLRFATTAFFAVSLSTTALAGTLVINSDQSDPAPRKGMEALIEKFKKENPDIDVKLNVFDKESYKTSIRTWLSGESPDVVYWYAGERMKFFVDRKLFEDVSDVWAANKGAEAMPSTVGSVTVDGKQYGVPYTYYNWGIYYRKDLFEKAGIQQPPKTWAEFLDACAKLKASGVAPIVIGSKALWPTAGWFDYLNLRVNGMDYHMKLMAGQVPYTDKGVKDVFDKWAELIRPGYFIENHASYTWQESQPLFYQGKGAMYLIGNFITPEFPADVRDKMDFFQFPKIADQPMYEDAPTDTVHIPARAKNKVDAKKFLAFYMRPDVQTELNSVLRQIPTNKDAKPSDDRFLQAGYKMLSAAAGTAQFYDRDTDPSLAQEGMKAFQEFMIIPDRGDEILTRLEARRKQVFKQ; encoded by the coding sequence ATGAGTAAGTTTTTGCGTTTCGCCACAACGGCATTCTTCGCGGTTAGCCTCAGCACGACCGCGCTGGCGGGGACTTTGGTGATTAACTCGGATCAATCCGATCCGGCGCCGCGTAAGGGCATGGAAGCCCTGATCGAGAAATTCAAAAAAGAAAACCCCGACATTGACGTTAAGTTGAACGTCTTTGATAAGGAAAGCTATAAAACCTCGATCCGAACCTGGCTTTCTGGTGAGTCGCCGGATGTCGTCTATTGGTATGCTGGCGAACGGATGAAGTTTTTCGTTGATCGCAAGCTTTTTGAAGATGTCAGCGATGTTTGGGCGGCGAACAAAGGCGCCGAGGCCATGCCCTCGACCGTGGGTTCTGTAACGGTGGACGGTAAGCAATATGGCGTCCCCTATACCTATTACAATTGGGGCATCTATTACCGGAAGGATCTGTTTGAAAAAGCCGGTATTCAACAGCCGCCGAAAACTTGGGCCGAATTTCTTGATGCCTGCGCAAAGCTGAAGGCAAGCGGCGTTGCGCCGATCGTTATCGGCTCGAAAGCCCTCTGGCCCACGGCGGGCTGGTTCGACTATCTGAACTTACGCGTCAATGGTATGGACTACCATATGAAGCTGATGGCCGGGCAAGTCCCTTATACGGACAAAGGCGTTAAGGATGTGTTCGACAAATGGGCTGAGCTAATCCGCCCTGGTTACTTCATCGAAAACCACGCTTCATATACCTGGCAGGAGTCACAACCGCTCTTTTACCAGGGAAAGGGAGCGATGTATTTGATCGGTAACTTTATTACACCGGAATTCCCGGCAGATGTTCGCGATAAAATGGACTTCTTCCAATTCCCGAAGATCGCCGATCAACCGATGTATGAGGACGCACCGACGGATACAGTGCATATTCCGGCACGGGCTAAGAATAAGGTTGATGCAAAGAAGTTTTTGGCCTTCTACATGCGTCCGGACGTGCAGACGGAATTAAATTCTGTTCTGCGTCAAATCCCGACCAACAAAGACGCTAAGCCGAGCGATGATCGTTTCTTGCAGGCCGGATATAAGATGTTATCGGCAGCGGCTGGAACGGCGCAGTTTTATGATCGCGATACCGATCCGAGCCTCGCGCAAGAGGGTATGAAAGCATTCCAGGAATTTATGATTATCCCGGATCGCGGCGATGAAATTCTAACGCGCTTGGAAGCCCGTCGGAAGCAGGTCTTTAAGCAGTAA